CGAGCAGTTCCACCTGTCGCAGCCGTTGCAACCGGGTCTCGCAGTGAAGACCGGGAATGGGCCTATTCTGCATGACGACATTATTGGGAAACCGTACCGGTCGTTGTTGGAGGCTGGAGCTTCCAAGTACATTGTGACGAAGCCCACGTTGGAGGAGTATGTGGTGAATCGAAGACGGGAAGCCCAGCCGATATATGCGCTGGATGCAGGGATGATGGTCGAATTGAGCGGGATATGCGTCGACTATCCTCAGTTGAGAGTTTCCGAGCAGGCGAGGGCACTGAGGCCGCCGGCTACGttgaagctgttgaatGCTGATGATCCTTATGACTTGGCGTTGATCCGCAGGTTGCAGGAGCGTAAGGGCGCTTTGCAAGCTAATTTGACTGCTACAAGGCCTCCTAAACAGTTTTTGGAGTGCGGAACAGGCCACGGCTCTCTGACTTTGAACATTCTGAAGGAAATACACGGTGGCAACGCATTCTACGATGGTGAGAACGACCTGACGAGGGGTTCCATCCTGCATTCGCTCGACAGGAGTGAAAAACACATCAAGGTCGGTGTCAGGAACGTTAAGCACTATATGCGCGGAATGTACTGGCCCGATGTGGAGTTTCATTTGACCGATCGAGGTCCCAGCGAGTGGTTGCAGAGCGAAATCTCCAGCTACTATCGATGTCAGCTGGGCCAAGCGCGGGAGAATGAACCGTTCTTGAGCGGTGCCTTTTTAGATATGCCCTCGCCAGAACTGCATCTGAGCGTTCTGTCCGACGCCTTGACGGTGGATAGTCCAATCGTTGTCTTTGTTCCAAGCATCATGCAACTCTGGGACTGTCTGTCCCACATCAAGACTCATGGCGTCAGGCTGACTCTGACAAAGGTCTGCGAACTAATGGCGGGCTCGGGCGGCGGCATGAGAGAGTGGGACTTGAGACGAGTGTCTGTCAGAGAGACGGGACAGCACGGTGTGGTGATGAGGCCCAAAGTAGGAGCAAGAATCGTAGGTGGCGGTTTCATCGGCGTGTTCCGCAAGCTGCCCAACGACTCCATTGTCAAGAAGTGGGACTAACCATCCGATTGGTACCTCAGTTCAAATACATGTACATAACACTATCGAAAAGTACGAATAAAGAATAATTTACAGACATGGCGACGCAGCCATCCATTTTTTGGGAATTAAAATGCAACTTTTTTggagttcttcttcttgttcttcaacACCACCTTGTGCTTCCGCTCTTgctcctcctcttcttcgctttcgACCTCCATCTCTTCGTCTacctcttcttcttcttctccctcTTCCTCCGCCTGTTGCTTGGCCAGCTTTTCTGCCATTTCGACCTCTCTCAttctcagcagctctgGGTTGGCCTCCACGAGAGCCTTGTCCCTCAAGAACTCTCTCTCTTCGTTGCCCTTCATTCTGTTCTTGTAGAACGCCCTCTCACGCTTCTGTctgatctcttcaattctATCCATGGCCTTCAAAGTCGTCTGTACCAGCTCTCTGTTATATCTCACTGGCACATTTCTCCTCTGGGCAAAAGTCAAAGTAGAGTCCACCGCCAATTCCTTCCCGGCAGCCTTCCTGAAGGCCTTGGTCCACTTCAACTTACGGGGATTACGACGTTGCTTGAACGCCTTATGGCACTTCGACCGACAGAATCTGAATTCCTTGGCATCGTTACGAACAAACATTATACCATGCCCGGGATACACGGGTGAAGAGCAGAAGTGGCACTGGTAAATTCTCATCCCAAAATCGATCCAAACTCACGCCTTACCAACCTGAAAGAGCTCCTCTTAGTTCCAGCTCtttagcgatgagatgagatgagatgagatcaaattgaaaatttttcaaatcgCTATATCTCACAGCGTAATAGGCTCTATAAAAAAAAGCCTAACTACTAAAACACTGAGAGCTGGTGGAAAGGTTCTTTCAAGACCATTTGAGTGCTTGCTGGTTGGGTGGGTTGCAAATTGGAATGAGCGGTAACGGTGTTAACGATAGAAATGTGCTAGAAGTACCACAGCTGCCCATTCCGGGCGAGAACAACTCGAAGTTGTCGAAAAATGAGACCAGAGTGACATATGATACGTCCAATCAGCAGCTGGTTGGACCGGGGAAGAACGGAATGGACCTGTATTTCGATCAGGCGCTGGATTACATGGGCAAACATCCCGTGGCGACTGGATTTGGCGCCTTTTTGACGCTGTATGTGGTTGCAGGTGCTTACAAGTCTATCAGCACGAGGATTAGTGGTGGGAGTGCTTCTAAGGCGTTCCTCAAGGGTGGTTTCGACTCTAAGATGAACGCCAAGGAGGCGTTCCAGATTTTGAACCTGAACGAGGCGAATctcaacaagaagaagctgaaggaggTGCATAGAAGAATAATGTTGGCGAACCACCCCGATAAAGGTGGATCGCCCTATGTGGCCACCAAGATCAACGAGGCAAAGGATtttctggagaagaaagttttGAGGAAATGAGCTGTGCTGTGTGATGATATCCATGTAAATATGCTGAGCGGGCTATATAACGTAAACGCCGTTGGTGATCAATGACTCTCCGCATGCTGTGCAGTGTGTGTCCTTGTGAGCGATCTGGTACTGGTAGCAATCGACATGCCACATGGCGGGGGCGTCGTCTGTGTGGAGACACATCACGCCGTAGATGGCCAATCGGTTGCAGTTTTGGCATGCAGGAAATTCGTAGGTAGAGAGTAGGTCGTCTTCCAGTTCTGCAATGCATCTTAGGTCCAGGCTTATCTCGCCCTTTTCGTTCCTACAGAACCATTTATACTCGCAAAGTCTTATGATCATGTCTTCGATCTCGAGAGCATTCAGGGCCCGATGCTGCGTGAGCAGACTCGACCCCACAGCAAAAGTCGTGTACCTGTCCCAGGGCTCAAAAGCTGCTCCTGCTctctcaagaacaagacGTCGTACGCGGTCCACCTCTTGTACTACAGCGGATGTGGCGGACACCTCGCCTTGTCTTATGTTGAAGCCAGACTCGCACGTCTTCTGAATAGCATgcttgatgaaatcgaCTTCCTTCTGGCTAAACCTGGTCGCCAATTTCGTTTCTTCCACAGCTCCCACGTCGATATAAACGTAAAACCTGTTAGTCGCCGATAAAGCAGTGGCGCCAGGAGAAGTTATCGCTCTGG
The sequence above is drawn from the Torulaspora globosa chromosome 5, complete sequence genome and encodes:
- the RLP24 gene encoding ATPase-activating ribosome biosynthesis protein (ancestral locus Anc_5.233), coding for MRIYQCHFCSSPVYPGHGIMFVRNDAKEFRFCRSKCHKAFKQRRNPRKLKWTKAFRKAAGKELAVDSTLTFAQRRNVPVRYNRELVQTTLKAMDRIEEIRQKRERAFYKNRMKGNEEREFLRDKALVEANPELLRMREVEMAEKLAKQQAEEEGEEEEEVDEEMEVESEEEEEQERKHKVVLKNKKKNSKKVAF
- the PAM18 gene encoding Pam18p (ancestral locus Anc_5.232) is translated as MSGNGVNDRNVLEVPQLPIPGENNSKLSKNETRVTYDTSNQQLVGPGKNGMDLYFDQALDYMGKHPVATGFGAFLTLYVVAGAYKSISTRISGGSASKAFLKGGFDSKMNAKEAFQILNLNEANLNKKKLKEVHRRIMLANHPDKGGSPYVATKINEAKDFLEKKVLRK
- the NSE1 gene encoding Smc5-Smc6 complex subunit NSE1 (ancestral locus Anc_5.231), with the protein product MSVQVSGRSAGQSKLTDNDLGRYILHYLMSSRGICEENVLLIALMRLCDEPVEEAGEMDIEGWQKRLSDVIKRINLKLNGLDYKVVQISHGMGKNIVASKSKEAMQFCSRAITSPGATALSATNRFYVYIDVGAVEETKLATRFSQKEVDFIKHAIQKTCESGFNIRQGEVSATSAVVQEVDRVRRLVLERAGAAFEPWDRYTTFAVGSSLLTQHRALNALEIEDMIIRLCEYKWFCRNEKGEISLDLRCIAELEDDLLSTYEFPACQNCNRLAIYGVMCLHTDDAPAMWHVDCYQYQIAHKDTHCTACGESLITNGVYVI